GAAAATGTCAGGGTGTACAGCTTAAACTAGGTCATTACCAAAGTCTTGAAGGGCATTATGCTCTGCAAAATTGCTTTTTCCTTTGCAATATACTTTTCTGCCATCAATAGGATTAATGTGTAGGAGAGATCTATTATATACTCTCTGGTACTCTGAGCTGTGCTATTAGATCACCTTTGTTGTCAAATAACTTAACTGCTTTTGTCGTTTGTTTTAACAAGAATCTTCATGTATCCTTATTTACCTCATGTTCCTCTTGTTCAACTATTCATTTCCTACTGACTCAGGGTGACCTTAATAGAGAGAAAGACTCCTATCGTGTTTATAAGAATATATTCTGAagacaaaataactttttttttaattttgacccCACCACTTATTATCTGAGTGACCTTAGTTAAGTCATTTCCTTGAAGCTCACATGGATACGGTCCTACCATCGATTTCCTAGAATTACTGTATGCATCATATGAGTTAATCTATGTAAAGTGCGCAGAAAAGTGTCGGGCACGTAATGAGTTCTCCATCAGTGTTTGATATCCATTTGTATTCTTCTTTCCACTGGGCCTCTTTAGATGTATCTCCATGAAGAATTCATAATTAGATTGGCCAAATCCCTTTTAGTGCAAAAGGAGTGTATGATTGGAGGATCGTTAGTATAAGTGATTCGCCAGGCAGAAATACCAGATGTGGCAAACGTGGACATGATACAAATAACaatattctgaaattaatatagtacAGCATTAGATTTTGTAGAGGGTAGATAGACTGAGCAGTAATGTGagaatattgaaatatatatttaatgtcaaAGGTTTCCTGAACATCACCTTTTGCATCACTCCGTCAaccatttgaaaagtttttttaatgtcttgttaTTTTAAACAGATATGATCATTGTCAATAAGGTAAAGCTTATGGTTGAGGtgtatatgtttgttttctgGGCTTCAGAATTTTAGCAGACATATAGGGGtgccgggtggttcagtcggttaagcgtcagccttcatctcaggtcatgagctcacctttcctgagttcgatccccaagtcaggctctgtgctgacagctcagagcctgcagcccgtttcagattctgggtctcccccccacccctctctctctgcccctcccccgctcatgctctgtctgcctctctcaaaaataagtaaacattggggtgcctgggtggctcagtcagttgagcatctgacctcggctcaggtcatgatctcagggtttgtgagtttgagccccaggtcagactctgtgctgatagctcagagcctggagcctgcttcagattctgtgtctccctctctttctgctcctcccctgctcacgctctgtctgtctctctctcaaaaataaaaacattaaacattacgtttaataaaacattaaaaacattaaaaaatattttttaaaaataaatatataaataaacattaaaaaattaagtttccaTCACTATGTGTTGTGTGTGGGTCTCAGTCCATCAAAGTGAAGCTATCAATTAGGAATGCCCCGGGGACCCATGCTATTCTTGGTCTCAGAGGTGGGGGAAAGGACTTGGAGTTCTGCCTTGATTGGGGTCAAGGATGGGATGTCTGCAGTTTCATGGGTTTGCTCGtcattggtgaatttaaaacctAGGAGGCAGGAATTAAAGCTTGGGAAGGGAAATGCAGGGTACCTCCAGCAGTCGGCCCTCTAGGTCACCCAGGGCCTTCCAAAAGGGGGACTTCATGAGTGAGGTGGTCTGATCTTTCCCTAGTTGTGTACCTGGCAACGTGCTTATCTGAGAGGGATGTTTTTGAAATCAATGCCTTGGCAATCAAAAGCTTAATCTCAGAGATTTACATTATAatacattacaattaaaaaagCTGATTGTTAGGCATTTGCACTACAGCGTGAGTGTAGGGTGTGTGTAGTTTGGGCCTGAGGGGAAGAGgagttttcatttatgtttcaaGGTAAAGAGAGTATATCTCTATCTCATGaacagtattttaaattctttcaaaagaTAGCCTCTCAAATATAATACATAGTGATTTTGTACCTTACACAGGTTACCAAGATGAATCCTATGGAGAAACAGAATCATTCTGCAGTGATTGAGGTGACTGAATTCATTCTCCTGGGGATCACCAGCAACCCTGGGCTGCAAGCACCTCTCCTCGCAATCTTCCTCATCATATATTTGATCACAGTGACAGGCAATCTGGGCATAGTTATCTTGACCCATTTGGACTCCAAGCTAAATAcccccatgtactttttccttaGACATCTGTCAATTACTGATCTTGGTTACTCCACTGTCATCGGCCCAAAAATGATGGTAAACTTTGTGGTGCACAAAAATACAATTTCCTACCATTGGTGTGCCACCCAGCTGGCAGTCTTTGAGATTTTCATCATCACCGAACTGTTCATTCTTTCAGCAATGGCCTATGATCGCTACGTAGCCATCTGCAAACCTCTCCTCTACGTGGTCATCATGGCAGAGAAGGTGCGTTGGGCACTGGtccttcttccttatttctaCAGCACATTTGTGTCGCTCTTTCTCAcaatcaaattatttaaattgtccTTCTGTGGCTCCAACATTATCAGTTATTTTTACTGTGACTGCCTTCCTCTCATATCCATGCTCTGTTCAGACACACATGAATTAGAATTGATCATTTTAGGTTTTTCAGGCTGTAATCTGCTCTCTTCCCTCTTGATTGTTCTTATATCCTACATGTTTATTCTTGTGGCCATCCTCAGAATGAACTCAACCGAGGGGAGAT
This genomic stretch from Lynx canadensis isolate LIC74 chromosome D1, mLynCan4.pri.v2, whole genome shotgun sequence harbors:
- the LOC115525245 gene encoding olfactory receptor 8K1, with product MNPMEKQNHSAVIEVTEFILLGITSNPGLQAPLLAIFLIIYLITVTGNLGIVILTHLDSKLNTPMYFFLRHLSITDLGYSTVIGPKMMVNFVVHKNTISYHWCATQLAVFEIFIITELFILSAMAYDRYVAICKPLLYVVIMAEKVRWALVLLPYFYSTFVSLFLTIKLFKLSFCGSNIISYFYCDCLPLISMLCSDTHELELIILGFSGCNLLSSLLIVLISYMFILVAILRMNSTEGRYKAFSTCSSHLTVVVVFYGTLLFIYLQPKSSHTFDIDKMASVFYTLVIPMLNPLIYSLRNKEVKDALKRILTNRCKIPT